A stretch of [Clostridium] scindens DNA encodes these proteins:
- a CDS encoding thiamine pyrophosphate-dependent enzyme, translating to MENKVYGRPSSLNDKVNTYCPGCGHGLIQRLLAEVIDEMKIAEQTIGVCYVGCGGMIYDFFNVDFAFPLHGRSPAVATGIKRVRPENIVIGYQGDGDLAAIGTAEIIHAAARGEKITVIFVNNGIYGMTGGQMAPTTLIGQKATTCVNGRDGEYHGKPIRMSEMLSQLDGVCYAERVTIDTPAHIRATKQAIQKGIQYQIEKKGFSIIEVISPCPVQWGLSPNDAYKRIAKEILPFYGLKKFKDMDEREAVNE from the coding sequence ATGGAAAACAAGGTTTATGGAAGGCCTTCTAGTTTAAATGACAAAGTGAATACATATTGCCCAGGTTGTGGACATGGACTGATTCAACGTCTCCTTGCGGAAGTGATCGATGAAATGAAAATTGCAGAGCAGACCATAGGCGTCTGCTACGTAGGATGCGGAGGAATGATCTATGATTTTTTCAATGTGGATTTTGCATTCCCCCTCCATGGACGGTCTCCTGCAGTTGCTACTGGCATTAAGCGGGTACGCCCGGAGAATATCGTAATCGGGTATCAAGGCGACGGAGATCTGGCAGCAATTGGAACGGCGGAGATTATACACGCGGCTGCCAGGGGGGAAAAAATAACGGTAATATTTGTAAATAATGGAATCTATGGAATGACGGGCGGTCAGATGGCTCCTACTACACTGATCGGACAGAAGGCGACTACCTGCGTAAATGGACGGGATGGAGAATATCACGGAAAGCCGATTCGAATGTCAGAGATGCTTTCGCAGTTGGATGGCGTATGCTATGCAGAACGGGTTACAATTGATACCCCTGCCCATATACGCGCAACAAAGCAGGCCATTCAGAAGGGAATCCAGTATCAGATTGAGAAGAAAGGCTTTTCGATTATTGAAGTGATCAGTCCTTGCCCGGTTCAGTGGGGCCTGTCGCCAAATGATGCTTACAAGCGAATCGCAAAGGAAATACTGCCGTTTTACGGGCTAAAGAAGTTTAAGGACATGGATGAAAGGGAGGCTGTAAATGAATAG
- the vorB gene encoding 3-methyl-2-oxobutanoate dehydrogenase subunit VorB has protein sequence MSEKVFMKGNEAIGEAAIRSGCMAYYGYPITPQNELTEYMGKNMQEKGRVFIQTESEITAINAVFGSSVAGFRAMTSSASTAMSLKQEGISHLAYLEIPAVIVDMMRGGPGLGNILATQGDYNQATKGGGTGDYHVIALAPNSVQEAADLTRLAFELSDKYRNPAMVLADGTIGQMVELVEFPEPINPNEIPERNFALTGCVNRAPRKAEPKNSAEDLEKHNIVLQEKYSQAARTEKRSESIMTEDAQIVVVAFGFVSRIAHEMVARLREEGRKVGLFRPVTLWPFDEEGLAEATKNAKSVVVLEGNAGMMCNDIRMYLGKKKPVYFHGRMGGSIINSLTVKEKIIGLLEEKNDWRELDGKQGLWKAF, from the coding sequence TTGTCTGAAAAGGTTTTTATGAAAGGAAATGAGGCGATTGGCGAGGCTGCGATTCGCTCCGGATGTATGGCATACTATGGATACCCAATAACGCCTCAGAATGAATTGACTGAGTATATGGGGAAGAACATGCAGGAAAAAGGCCGCGTGTTTATTCAGACTGAAAGCGAGATAACAGCAATCAATGCGGTATTTGGAAGTTCCGTAGCAGGATTCCGGGCTATGACATCATCTGCCAGCACGGCGATGAGTCTGAAGCAGGAAGGAATCTCCCATCTGGCGTATCTCGAGATACCGGCGGTCATTGTTGATATGATGCGTGGCGGTCCTGGCCTGGGGAATATACTGGCAACTCAGGGGGATTATAATCAGGCTACAAAAGGAGGCGGGACTGGTGATTATCATGTTATCGCGCTGGCTCCCAATTCTGTACAGGAGGCGGCAGATCTTACCAGGCTTGCCTTTGAGTTATCTGATAAGTATAGGAATCCGGCCATGGTGCTTGCGGACGGTACGATTGGACAGATGGTGGAACTGGTGGAATTTCCTGAACCAATCAATCCAAATGAGATACCAGAACGGAATTTTGCTTTGACAGGATGTGTGAATAGGGCACCTAGAAAGGCGGAACCTAAGAATTCTGCAGAAGATCTGGAAAAGCATAATATTGTCTTGCAAGAGAAGTACAGTCAGGCTGCTAGGACGGAGAAACGCTCGGAAAGCATTATGACGGAAGATGCGCAGATCGTAGTTGTGGCTTTTGGATTTGTGTCACGGATTGCCCATGAGATGGTGGCACGGCTTAGAGAGGAAGGACGGAAAGTAGGATTATTCAGGCCTGTCACCTTATGGCCATTTGATGAAGAAGGACTTGCGGAGGCGACAAAGAATGCGAAGTCAGTGGTAGTGCTGGAAGGCAATGCAGGGATGATGTGCAATGATATCCGTATGTATTTGGGAAAAAAGAAGCCGGTGTATTTCCATGGTCGGATGGGTGGAAGCATTATTAATTCGCTGACGGTGAAAGAAAAAATCATAGGGCTTTTGGAAGAAAAGAATGATTGGAGGGAATTGGATGGAAAACAAGGTTTATGGAAGGCCTTCTAG